A genomic region of Arachis stenosperma cultivar V10309 chromosome 9, arast.V10309.gnm1.PFL2, whole genome shotgun sequence contains the following coding sequences:
- the LOC130950991 gene encoding probable inositol oxygenase, translating to MTMFLEQTDDYFGNDLEEKMAPTNEKELADGGFVVPHFNSFGLRFRDYDVESMRQEGVENFYRKNHTYQCYDFVKKMREEYGKMNKAEMDIWKCCELLDGVVDESDPDLDIPQIQHLLQTAEAIRKDYPNEDWLHLTGLIHDLGKVLLLPGFGDLPQWAVVGDIFPVGCRFDESNVHYKYFKENPDYNNPAFNTKYGIYPEKCGLNNVMMSWGHDDYMYLVAKENKTTLPSAALFIIRYHSFYALHKEGAYKHLMNDEDVENLKWVHIFNKYDLYSKSNVEIDVEKVKPYYVSLIKKYFPAEKLKW from the exons ATGACTATGTTCCTTGAGCAAACTGATGATTATTTTG GGAATGATTTAGAAGAAAAGATGGCACCCACAAATGAGAAAGAACTTGCCGACGGTGGATTTGTGGTGCCACATTTCAACTCATTTGGCCTCAGATTTAG GGATTATGATGTGGAAAGTATGAGGCAAGAAGGAGTGGAGAACTTCTACAGAAAAAATCATACTTATCAATGCTATGACTTT gTGAAGAAAATGAGAGAGGAGTATGGGAAAATGAATAAGGCAGAGATGGATATATGGAAATGTTGTGAACTTCTTGATGGAGTGGTGGATGAAAGTGATCCTGATCTGGATATACCTCAAATTCAACATTTGTTGCAAACAGCTGAAGCTATAAGAAAAGATTACCCTAATGAAGATTGGCTTCACTTAACTGGCCTCATCCATG ATCTTGGCAAGGTGCTTCTGCTTCCTGGTTTTGGGGACCTTCCACAATGGGCTGTTGTCG GTGACATATTCCCAGTTGGTTGCAGATTTGATGAATCCAATGTCCATTACAAG tATTTCAAAGAAAATCCAGACTATAACAATCCTGCATTCAACACTAAATATGGAATTTATCCTGAGAAATGTGGACTTAACAATGTGATGATGTCATGGGGACATGATGACTATATGTATCTT GTGGCAAAGGAAAACAAGACTACTCTGCCCTCAGCTGCTTTGTTCATTATTAGATACCATTCCTTCTATG CATTACACAAGGAAGGAGCATATAAGCACTTGATGAATGATGAGGATGTTGAGAATCTGAAATGGGTTCACATTTTCAA CAAATATGACCTATACAGCAAGAGCAAcgttgaaattgatgttgaaaAGGTTAAACCATACTATGTCTCCCTCATTAAGAAG TACTTTCCTGCTGAAAAGCTGAAGTGGTGA